The following proteins are co-located in the Parafrankia discariae genome:
- a CDS encoding MarR family winged helix-turn-helix transcriptional regulator — MIESAAGEAWRAMQALVMGGEGHNRLHQICQEVELTPAALKMLLVLSSGARPMRDLVSAFRFDPSYLTGVVDTLERRGLARREPHPTDRRAKTVTVTDEGRLVVARAQTLMAVPPASFDVLSPAEQEQLFGLLLRVLDAEPDIPAAMRPQPFAASGD; from the coding sequence GTGATCGAATCGGCCGCGGGAGAGGCCTGGCGCGCCATGCAGGCCCTGGTGATGGGCGGCGAGGGGCACAACCGGCTGCACCAGATCTGCCAGGAGGTCGAGCTCACCCCGGCCGCCCTCAAGATGCTGCTGGTGCTCTCCTCCGGGGCCCGGCCCATGCGCGACCTGGTCAGCGCGTTCCGCTTCGACCCGTCCTACCTGACGGGCGTGGTCGACACCCTGGAGCGGCGCGGCCTGGCCCGGCGCGAGCCGCACCCGACCGACCGGCGGGCCAAGACGGTCACGGTCACCGACGAGGGCCGGCTGGTGGTGGCCCGGGCCCAGACGCTCATGGCCGTCCCGCCGGCGTCGTTCGACGTCCTCTCCCCCGCGGAGCAGGAGCAGCTATTCGGCCTGCTGCTGCGCGTCCTCGACGCCGAACCCGACATCCCCGCCGCGATGCGCCCCCAGCCGTTCGCGGCCAGCGGCGACTGA
- a CDS encoding DHA2 family efflux MFS transporter permease subunit yields MSDQAHEAGVSPAEVPAPVAAAVPEAAGPGPAGLEAAAPDATEIDPALRRLALTVTLGAIMAILDTTIVAVAINTLGRDFDASLSTISWVSTGYLLALAVVIPLTGWSVERFGATRMWNISLVLFLAGSALCGAAWSAGSLIAFRVLQGLGGGMIMPICMTLLASAAGPQRIGRVMNLIGVPALVAPILGPVIGGLLVDNLDWRWIFFVNLPIGAVALVASWRVLPREDRGQSHHRLDVPGLLLISPGLAALVYGLSEAGSGDGFGSLKVQISVAAGVVALAAFVVHALRREDALLDLRLFGDRVFTVAGVTTFMVGAGLFGGMFLLPLYFQVARGQSALAAGLSLVPQGVGAMMGMPIAGRIADRRGAGYVVPVGMAVCLLGTVAFTQVDAHTDTVVLGALLFVRGLGFGASMMPAMSAAYVTLRPTAVPRATTTLNILQRVGGSIATALLAVELQHGITGRLPGSDGGMLNASEGTDLPATVADKIAHAFGATFWWVVGLTVLGLVSSVFLPRHARKPTAAPAAADDERPAGAAAAGADERPAVDTAAGQDANGQDEPAGKGEYVPVGTPAPDTGV; encoded by the coding sequence GTGTCCGATCAAGCGCACGAAGCGGGGGTGTCGCCCGCCGAGGTCCCCGCACCGGTCGCCGCCGCCGTGCCCGAAGCCGCTGGGCCCGGCCCCGCCGGGCTCGAAGCCGCCGCGCCTGACGCGACCGAGATCGATCCGGCGCTGCGCCGCCTCGCTCTCACGGTCACCCTCGGCGCGATCATGGCCATCCTCGACACGACGATCGTGGCCGTCGCCATCAACACCCTCGGGCGGGACTTCGACGCCTCGCTGTCGACGATCTCCTGGGTGTCCACCGGCTACCTGCTGGCCCTCGCCGTCGTCATCCCGCTGACCGGCTGGTCGGTCGAGCGGTTCGGCGCGACCCGGATGTGGAACATCTCGCTGGTGCTGTTCCTGGCCGGCAGCGCGCTGTGCGGTGCCGCCTGGTCGGCCGGCAGCCTGATCGCCTTCCGGGTGCTCCAGGGCCTCGGCGGCGGCATGATCATGCCGATCTGCATGACCCTGCTGGCCAGCGCCGCCGGCCCGCAGCGCATCGGCCGGGTCATGAACCTCATCGGTGTGCCCGCGCTGGTCGCCCCGATCCTCGGCCCGGTCATCGGCGGCCTGCTCGTCGACAACCTCGACTGGCGCTGGATCTTCTTCGTCAACCTGCCGATCGGGGCGGTCGCGCTGGTCGCGTCGTGGCGGGTGCTGCCGCGCGAGGACCGCGGGCAGTCGCACCACCGGCTCGACGTCCCCGGCCTGCTGCTGATCTCACCCGGCCTCGCGGCCCTCGTCTACGGCCTGTCCGAAGCCGGCTCGGGTGACGGCTTCGGCTCGCTGAAGGTCCAGATCAGCGTCGCGGCCGGCGTGGTCGCGCTGGCGGCCTTCGTCGTGCACGCCCTGCGCCGCGAGGACGCACTGCTCGACCTCCGCCTGTTCGGTGACCGCGTCTTCACCGTCGCCGGCGTGACCACGTTCATGGTCGGCGCCGGCCTGTTCGGTGGGATGTTCCTGCTGCCGCTGTACTTCCAGGTCGCCCGCGGGCAGAGCGCGCTCGCCGCCGGCCTGTCGCTCGTCCCGCAGGGGGTGGGCGCGATGATGGGCATGCCGATCGCCGGGCGGATCGCCGACCGCCGCGGAGCCGGCTACGTCGTACCGGTCGGGATGGCCGTCTGCCTGCTCGGCACGGTCGCCTTCACGCAGGTCGACGCGCACACCGACACGGTCGTGCTCGGGGCGCTGCTGTTCGTGCGCGGCCTGGGCTTCGGAGCCTCGATGATGCCGGCGATGAGCGCCGCCTACGTGACGCTCCGGCCCACCGCCGTGCCGCGGGCCACCACGACGCTCAACATTCTGCAGCGGGTCGGTGGCTCCATAGCCACCGCCCTGCTCGCGGTGGAGCTACAGCACGGGATCACCGGCCGGCTCCCCGGCTCGGACGGCGGCATGCTGAACGCATCCGAAGGAACGGACCTGCCCGCGACGGTCGCGGACAAGATCGCTCATGCCTTCGGCGCCACGTTCTGGTGGGTCGTCGGCCTGACCGTGCTCGGTCTCGTGTCCAGCGTCTTTCTGCCCCGCCATGCCCGGAAGCCCACCGCCGCTCCCGCCGCTGCGGACGATGAGCGACCGGCCGGCGCTGCCGCCGCCGGCGCCGATGAGCGACCGGCCGTCGACACCGCCGCCGGGCAGGACGCGAACGGGCAGGACGAGCCGGCCGGGAAGGGAGAGTACGTCCCGGTGGGCACTCCGGCCCCCGACACAGGCGTGTGA
- a CDS encoding Fpg/Nei family DNA glycosylase — protein MPEGHTVHRLAAVHQRMFRGRPVTVSSPQGRFTDGARMLDGRVLTEAEAHGKHLLLGFGDEQVLHIHLGIYGTYALGPGPAPVPTGAVRLRLAADTGYADLRGPNACELLAPGEVKALRDRLGPDPLRADADPALAWRRIERSRTPIAVLLLDQKVVAGPGNIYRAEVLFRAGIHPLLPGRELARDQWAEIWADLVALMADGARTGRIDTVRPAHTPEAMGRPPRVDDHGGEVYVYRRTGQPCLVCGVEVRTVQLAGRNLFWCPGCQPPAPR, from the coding sequence ATGCCCGAAGGTCACACTGTGCACAGGTTGGCCGCCGTCCATCAGCGGATGTTCCGTGGCCGGCCGGTGACCGTCTCGAGCCCGCAGGGCCGGTTCACCGACGGTGCGCGCATGCTGGACGGGCGGGTGCTGACCGAGGCGGAGGCGCACGGCAAGCACCTGCTGCTGGGGTTCGGCGACGAGCAGGTCCTCCACATCCACCTGGGCATCTACGGCACGTACGCACTCGGTCCCGGCCCGGCGCCCGTGCCGACGGGAGCCGTCCGCCTGCGGCTGGCCGCCGACACCGGGTACGCCGACCTGCGCGGGCCGAACGCCTGCGAGCTGCTGGCACCCGGTGAGGTGAAGGCGCTGCGCGACCGGCTGGGCCCCGATCCGCTGCGCGCGGACGCCGATCCGGCGCTGGCCTGGCGCCGGATCGAGCGCAGCCGCACCCCGATCGCCGTGCTCCTGCTGGACCAGAAGGTCGTCGCCGGGCCGGGCAACATCTACCGGGCCGAGGTGCTGTTCCGCGCCGGGATCCACCCGCTGCTGCCGGGCCGGGAGCTGGCCCGCGACCAGTGGGCCGAGATCTGGGCCGACCTGGTGGCGCTGATGGCCGACGGGGCGCGGACGGGCCGGATCGACACCGTGCGCCCCGCGCACACCCCGGAGGCGATGGGCCGCCCACCGCGCGTCGACGACCATGGGGGAGAGGTCTACGTCTACCGCAGGACGGGCCAGCCCTGCCTGGTGTGCGGCGTCGAGGTGCGCACGGTGCAGCTGGCCGGCCGGAACCTGTTCTGGTGCCCCGGCTGCCAGCCACCCGCTCCCCGCTGA
- a CDS encoding SRPBCC family protein gives MSAPRRDARSLGGALEKSAASTRSGRTPYSQSGVRDTDDLADADGGGTDVTVRHEGIPDGVPVADNEAGTRMALAGLAAFLEAGRPAG, from the coding sequence GTGTCCGCGCCGAGGCGCGACGCCCGGTCACTGGGCGGCGCGCTCGAGAAGTCCGCCGCCTCGACCCGCAGCGGGCGGACTCCCTACAGTCAGTCGGGTGTACGCGACACAGATGACCTGGCGGACGCCGACGGCGGGGGCACCGACGTCACCGTCCGGCACGAGGGCATCCCGGACGGCGTGCCCGTCGCGGACAACGAGGCGGGCACCCGGATGGCCCTGGCCGGCCTGGCCGCGTTCCTGGAAGCGGGCCGCCCGGCGGGCTGA